From Etheostoma spectabile isolate EspeVRDwgs_2016 chromosome 19, UIUC_Espe_1.0, whole genome shotgun sequence, the proteins below share one genomic window:
- the LOC116669483 gene encoding leishmanolysin-like peptidase 2 — MQTGSSEASGGGATFGSLSTCRNTSSYFFCTGSGFGCHYLHLHKGECQTDQYLEGCRVYKPLKNGSECWIEKNGGDEDWSGEIFGVHSRCFFSNLTRQNQTELSSSVEGRCYRHRCTGLNRYQIQVSGSEWMDCPAGDNIQIKGYQGLVHCPDRRLCVYADIAPPSDVLTTFPVSISSDPCETLTAVQTGSWSPLRLPAELPVVPALGVSAAVCLLAAALLSFRKCCSCKVRIHTAPEDHTDL; from the exons ATGCAGACTGG ATCTTCTGAAGCCTCAG gtGGAGGAGCTACGTTTGGTTCCCTGTCAACCTGTCGAAACACGTCTTCATATTTTTTCTGCACCGGCAG TGGATTTGGGTGTCATTATCTTCACCTCCACAAGGGGGAGTGCCAGACTGATCAATACCTGGAGGGATGTCGAGTGTACAAACCACTCAAGAATGGA AGTGAATGTTGGATAGAGAAAAATGGCGGAGATGAAGACTGGAGCGGGGAGATCTTTGGTGTTCACAGCCGTTGCTTCTTCTCCAACCTGACCAGACAG AACCAGACGGAGCTCAGCAGCTCTGTGGAGGGACGTTGTTACAGACACAGGTGTACTGGCCTGAACCGGTACCAAATCCAGGTGTCTGGCTCTGAATGGATGGACTGTCCAGCAGGGGACAACATTCAG ATAAAAGGATACCAGGGTTTAGTTCACTGCCCTGACAGGAGGTTATGTGTGTACGCTGACATTGCCCCCCCATCAGACGTTCTCACTACATTTCCTGTTTCTATTTCAAG TGATCCGTGTGAGACTTTAACTGCAGTCCAGACCGGGAGCTGGTCGCCCCTCAGACTCCCTGCAGAGCTCCCTGTAGTCCCGGCGCTCGGCgtctctgctgctgtgtgtctcCTGGCTGCAGCCCTGCTGTCTTTCAGGAAATGTTGTTCCTGCAAGGTCAGGATCCACACTGCCCCAGAGGATCACACTGATCTGTAG